Proteins co-encoded in one Flavobacteriaceae bacterium MAR_2009_75 genomic window:
- a CDS encoding NusA antitermination factor, whose amino-acid sequence MENIALIESFSEFKDDKFIDRVTLMAILEDVFRNALKKKFGSDDNFDIIINPDKGDLEIWRNRVVVEDGEVEEPNEEISLTDARKIEPDFEVGEDVSEEVKLIDLGRRAILALRQNLISKIHEHDNTTIYKQFKDLEGEIYTAEVHHIRHKAIILLDDEGNEIILPKDRQIPSDFFRKGDNVRGIIESVELKGSKPTIIMSRSSPKFLEQLFFQEIPEVYDGLITIKKAVRIPGEKAKVAVDSYDDRIDPVGACVGMKGSRIHGIVRELGNENIDVINWTANPQLMVTRALSPARVSSVKLNDEKMTAQVYLRPEEVSKAIGRGGHNIRLAGQLTGYEIDVFREGVEEDVELTEFADEIDAWIIEEFKKIGLDTARSILEQDVDDLVKRTDLEEETISEVVRILKEELED is encoded by the coding sequence ATGGAAAATATTGCGTTAATTGAGTCTTTTTCAGAGTTCAAAGACGACAAGTTCATAGACAGGGTAACGCTTATGGCTATTTTAGAGGATGTTTTTAGAAACGCCCTCAAAAAGAAATTCGGATCTGATGATAATTTTGATATCATCATTAACCCTGACAAGGGCGATTTAGAGATATGGAGAAACCGAGTGGTGGTTGAAGATGGGGAGGTAGAAGAGCCAAACGAAGAAATTTCATTGACTGACGCCCGTAAAATCGAGCCAGATTTTGAGGTTGGTGAAGATGTTTCTGAAGAAGTGAAGTTGATCGATTTGGGCCGTAGGGCAATTTTAGCGTTGCGTCAAAACCTGATCTCTAAAATTCATGAGCACGATAATACTACCATTTATAAGCAATTTAAAGACCTTGAGGGTGAAATATATACCGCAGAGGTTCACCATATCAGACATAAGGCCATTATTTTGCTAGACGATGAGGGCAATGAGATTATTCTTCCGAAAGACCGTCAGATACCATCTGATTTCTTTCGTAAAGGGGATAACGTTAGAGGAATTATCGAGAGCGTAGAGCTTAAAGGTAGTAAGCCAACGATTATAATGTCTAGAAGCTCGCCTAAATTCTTGGAGCAGTTGTTTTTTCAAGAAATACCAGAGGTTTACGACGGGCTTATCACGATTAAGAAAGCAGTTCGTATACCTGGTGAAAAGGCAAAAGTTGCCGTTGATTCATACGATGACCGTATCGATCCTGTAGGTGCTTGTGTGGGTATGAAAGGTTCTCGTATTCATGGCATAGTTCGTGAATTGGGTAATGAAAATATTGACGTAATCAACTGGACGGCCAATCCGCAGTTAATGGTGACCAGAGCTTTGAGCCCGGCCCGTGTTTCTTCGGTAAAGTTGAACGATGAAAAAATGACCGCGCAGGTTTACCTAAGACCAGAAGAGGTTTCTAAGGCAATCGGTCGTGGTGGTCATAATATTCGATTGGCCGGTCAACTTACAGGTTACGAAATAGACGTGTTCCGCGAAGGGGTAGAAGAAGATGTAGAATTGACCGAGTTTGCGGATGAGATTGATGCATGGATCATCGAAGAGTTTAAGAAGATAGGCCTTGATACGGCCAGAAGTATTCTTGAACAAGATGTTGATGATCTTGTAAAACGTACCGATTTGGAAGAGGAGACGATTTCAGAAGTTGTACGTATACTCAAAGAAGAATTGGAAGATTAG
- a CDS encoding ribosome maturation factor RimP, whose product MLKEQVTALLEDALAEDESLFLIDFSIGSDNSIKVVIDGNHGVTLQDCMKISRAIEHNLDREEQDFSLEVTSAGAASPMTSPRQYVKNIGRKLKVRTETDVFEGNLIEATEEKIVLEWKTREPKPIGKGKVTVQKKEEISFSDIKEAKVIVTF is encoded by the coding sequence ATGTTGAAGGAACAGGTCACGGCACTTTTAGAAGATGCGTTAGCTGAAGACGAATCGTTATTTTTAATTGATTTCTCTATCGGTTCAGATAATTCTATCAAGGTGGTCATAGACGGGAATCATGGCGTTACTTTGCAAGATTGTATGAAAATAAGTAGGGCAATCGAACATAACCTAGATCGTGAAGAACAAGATTTTTCGCTAGAGGTTACTTCGGCGGGCGCTGCTTCACCGATGACATCGCCTAGGCAGTACGTCAAAAATATAGGAAGAAAACTTAAGGTTCGTACCGAAACGGATGTTTTTGAAGGAAATTTGATCGAAGCCACAGAAGAAAAAATTGTTCTAGAGTGGAAAACACGGGAACCCAAACCCATAGGAAAAGGGAAAGTAACGGTTCAGAAAAAAGAAGAAATCAGTTTTTCTGATATTAAAGAAGCTAAAGTCATAGTAACATTTTAA
- a CDS encoding sodium/proton antiporter (CPA1 family), which produces MEILSSYNMIIGAAAIIIISFWFNGISKKTNIPSVLMLIVLGIALQFGLKYVLGEEIDFEKNLRGTLEIIGTVGLIMIVLEAALELELRKEKLIPILKSMAIALIGLVGSAWVAALIMHQFIDGMTMQSAWLYATPLSILSSAIIIPSVSGLKDDKKEFHIYESTFSDIMGIMMFYFLTGGLDPKTDTGAIGFAGNLVLTIVIAIVASYALVLIFQKIKSQAKQFLLIAVLLLLYAIGKKMHLSSLIIILIFGLVIANVKLFFPGKTSVFLEEEKMHQIFHELHIITLETAFVVRTFFFVIFGVTIVLSSLLSLNVAMVSILIIASIFIIRFLVLRVFIGKDILPQIFIAPRGLITILLFYAIPTEAEVPGFESGILLFVIIATSLVMTWAMIKDKKQMRTMLDEIDEELLARNEAEDELRDYEDSNDIALADRPEEPNEGSNDQNRQTD; this is translated from the coding sequence ATGGAAATACTTTCTTCCTACAATATGATCATTGGTGCCGCTGCCATTATAATCATTTCATTTTGGTTCAACGGAATTTCAAAAAAAACCAATATTCCTTCAGTTTTAATGCTAATCGTTTTAGGCATAGCGTTACAATTCGGATTAAAATATGTTTTAGGTGAAGAAATAGACTTCGAGAAAAATCTACGGGGAACCCTTGAAATTATCGGTACCGTAGGGCTTATCATGATTGTACTTGAAGCAGCCTTAGAACTGGAATTAAGAAAAGAAAAGTTAATTCCCATTCTTAAATCTATGGCTATTGCCCTTATCGGCCTTGTAGGTTCAGCTTGGGTAGCGGCATTGATCATGCACCAATTCATTGACGGCATGACCATGCAAAGCGCTTGGCTCTATGCAACCCCATTATCGATTCTATCGAGCGCCATCATCATACCTAGTGTAAGCGGTTTAAAAGATGACAAGAAAGAATTTCACATCTACGAAAGCACATTTTCAGACATCATGGGCATCATGATGTTCTATTTTTTAACCGGCGGCCTCGACCCGAAAACCGATACTGGCGCAATTGGTTTTGCAGGTAATTTAGTGTTGACCATCGTTATCGCCATAGTCGCCAGTTATGCGCTGGTACTTATATTTCAAAAAATTAAGAGTCAAGCAAAACAGTTTTTACTTATAGCCGTATTGTTACTTTTATATGCCATAGGCAAGAAAATGCACCTTTCATCATTGATCATCATTTTAATATTCGGACTCGTTATCGCAAATGTCAAACTATTTTTTCCTGGGAAGACTTCTGTGTTTTTAGAGGAAGAAAAAATGCATCAAATCTTTCACGAACTGCATATTATAACCCTAGAAACAGCCTTCGTTGTGCGAACATTCTTCTTTGTGATTTTTGGGGTGACCATAGTACTCTCTTCATTATTGAGTTTAAACGTGGCAATGGTCAGCATACTGATTATCGCCTCCATTTTTATTATACGTTTTCTGGTATTACGGGTTTTTATCGGGAAGGATATTTTACCTCAAATCTTTATAGCCCCAAGAGGATTGATCACCATTCTATTATTCTATGCGATACCCACGGAAGCCGAAGTACCCGGTTTCGAATCAGGCATTCTTTTGTTCGTCATCATCGCCACAAGTTTGGTTATGACTTGGGCCATGATCAAGGATAAAAAACAAATGAGAACCATGCTCGATGAAATCGATGAAGAACTTTTGGCCCGCAACGAGGCAGAAGATGAACTTCGCGACTATGAAGATTCTAATGATATAGCCTTAGCCGACCGACCCGAAGAGCCCAATGAGGGTTCTAACGACCAAAATCGGCAAACGGATTAG
- a CDS encoding type VI secretion system (T6SS) EvfL/ImpJ/VasE family protein — protein MEAMQNKHHKVNWVDGMKINKNHFIAMENWVSEILRYSEQKNVSPIDYGLLVPPENHEGSLDVMVSVDGQSTIDVVLNACQAITLGGCQIDIDSRIRSELEKSGNSLSQRFELNEEEKEWLLVLFVNTFKRIPVGTSDSQEEPPRQPHVLPHYSLQAMPIDEIKGQGHGHNYLPIARVFRENGKITVDASFIPPCRSIQSHPDLKFTYNELGSFLNQMESYSLHINQKIYQKKQTNDLANMALYLSEQVMRYLNQNITEFRFVDRHGPPIGMISKLVNLARVIKSSLDVYVGGGKENFLNYLTNWCDLNQGAFESILMETINLEYTHNNINSTLVKVSAFTKLMLALFKKLSELDYIGKKADSGIFVKEETVDNTEVKGRRSFLLD, from the coding sequence ATGGAGGCAATGCAAAATAAGCATCACAAAGTCAATTGGGTCGATGGAATGAAAATCAACAAGAATCACTTTATTGCCATGGAAAATTGGGTGTCTGAAATTTTAAGGTATTCTGAACAAAAAAATGTCTCGCCTATCGACTATGGTCTTCTGGTTCCACCAGAAAATCATGAAGGTTCACTTGACGTTATGGTATCGGTCGATGGTCAATCTACCATAGACGTGGTGCTGAATGCATGCCAAGCAATTACTCTTGGCGGTTGTCAAATAGATATCGATTCGCGCATCCGATCAGAACTTGAAAAGTCGGGGAACAGTCTTAGTCAACGATTTGAGTTGAACGAAGAAGAGAAAGAGTGGTTGTTGGTTCTATTTGTAAATACGTTCAAGAGAATACCTGTCGGCACTAGCGATTCGCAAGAAGAACCTCCACGACAACCACATGTCTTACCTCACTACAGTCTGCAAGCAATGCCCATCGACGAAATTAAAGGCCAAGGACATGGACATAACTATTTGCCCATCGCAAGGGTTTTCAGAGAAAATGGTAAAATAACGGTCGACGCTAGTTTTATACCCCCGTGTAGATCGATACAAAGTCATCCTGACCTTAAATTCACGTATAATGAGTTAGGCTCATTTTTAAATCAAATGGAATCCTATTCATTGCACATCAACCAAAAAATTTATCAAAAAAAACAAACGAACGATTTAGCGAATATGGCCCTTTACCTATCGGAACAGGTTATGCGTTATCTCAATCAAAACATTACAGAGTTTAGATTTGTAGATAGGCATGGACCACCAATAGGCATGATTTCAAAGTTGGTGAACTTGGCGAGGGTCATTAAAAGTAGTCTCGATGTGTATGTTGGTGGTGGTAAAGAGAATTTTCTTAACTACTTAACCAATTGGTGCGATTTAAATCAAGGGGCTTTCGAGAGCATACTGATGGAAACCATTAATCTTGAATATACGCATAACAATATTAATTCAACCCTGGTGAAGGTGTCTGCATTCACTAAGCTCATGTTGGCCCTGTTCAAGAAATTAAGTGAACTTGACTATATAGGTAAAAAAGCGGATTCCGGCATTTTTGTTAAGGAGGAAACCGTTGATAACACTGAGGTCAAGGGCAGAAGAAGCTTCTTGTTGGATTAA
- a CDS encoding PKD domain-containing protein, protein MNKSNSTAHIDKLVFYLFSIVFLIASTAWAFRYASLAPCNEALFEHTANDYNAGELIKFYDKTEGAIEWEWDFGDGSEISRKKNPLHIYSQEGKYEVRLLVNGNCAKNEVIDVLPKMVMVDSTKFPKFELPESVVVGQPLIVEDQTVGATAWEWRFGETAEANAKTKIAEYVYNAPGLKTVSLVVNDSLAYITNKKINVLPSAETEEKIQQIKPKRRDKRLDLRSAPDEGSRVIDAKPNSNKPQVVPFITKSNFQNKMKLIASNKLSASALSDFFCDDPNPLIEANGRNMTFFAFCEKIKDEKVNIKSLKLQRKTGSNCISTLMVEYQN, encoded by the coding sequence ATGAATAAATCTAATAGCACCGCGCATATTGACAAACTGGTTTTTTACCTCTTCAGTATTGTTTTTCTAATTGCGAGCACAGCTTGGGCCTTTAGGTATGCTAGTCTTGCCCCGTGTAATGAGGCACTGTTCGAACACACGGCCAACGACTATAATGCTGGTGAGCTTATAAAATTTTACGATAAAACCGAAGGTGCCATAGAATGGGAATGGGATTTTGGTGACGGTTCCGAAATATCTAGAAAGAAAAACCCCTTGCACATATACTCACAAGAGGGTAAGTACGAAGTTCGCCTTTTGGTAAATGGCAATTGTGCAAAAAACGAAGTCATTGATGTCTTACCTAAAATGGTTATGGTTGACTCAACCAAGTTTCCAAAATTCGAATTACCTGAAAGTGTAGTGGTAGGGCAGCCATTGATAGTAGAAGATCAAACTGTTGGTGCTACTGCATGGGAGTGGCGGTTTGGCGAGACCGCAGAAGCGAACGCGAAAACCAAGATAGCCGAATATGTTTATAACGCGCCCGGTTTGAAAACCGTATCGCTGGTTGTGAACGATAGTTTGGCCTATATCACCAATAAAAAAATCAATGTACTTCCTTCAGCTGAAACTGAAGAAAAAATTCAACAAATAAAGCCTAAAAGAAGAGATAAAAGACTTGATCTAAGGTCGGCTCCTGACGAGGGTTCTAGGGTGATTGATGCCAAACCGAATTCAAATAAACCGCAAGTAGTACCCTTTATTACCAAGAGTAATTTTCAAAATAAGATGAAGCTGATTGCAAGCAATAAGTTGTCTGCCAGTGCCCTTTCCGATTTTTTCTGTGACGATCCGAACCCATTAATCGAAGCGAACGGTCGAAACATGACTTTTTTCGCTTTTTGCGAAAAGATAAAAGATGAGAAAGTAAATATAAAGAGTTTAAAGCTTCAACGTAAAACGGGCTCAAATTGTATAAGCACGTTAATGGTAGAATATCAAAATTAG
- a CDS encoding gene 25-like lysozyme, with protein MGIKYYTLPLSTRKLINRKPISLCNLTQSISHYIHLVNTSYFGECTFDESFGCSVWLVDFDNLKSTNRLKDFVQESLYESLLKHERRLTELRVNVKIKQEELFGTERQNRIKKRIDIRIKGKVKKTSEDFSYVEYFYIGPLSY; from the coding sequence ATGGGCATTAAATATTACACATTGCCACTTAGTACAAGAAAACTGATAAATAGAAAGCCTATTTCGTTATGCAATTTAACGCAGTCGATTTCACACTATATACATCTTGTTAACACCTCGTATTTTGGAGAATGCACTTTTGATGAAAGCTTCGGTTGTTCTGTTTGGCTTGTTGATTTCGACAATTTAAAAAGCACCAATAGGCTTAAAGATTTTGTTCAAGAATCACTCTATGAATCGTTGCTCAAACATGAAAGGCGACTGACAGAATTAAGGGTAAACGTTAAAATAAAACAAGAAGAACTGTTCGGTACAGAGCGACAGAACAGAATAAAAAAACGCATAGATATTAGAATCAAGGGCAAAGTGAAAAAAACGAGTGAAGATTTTTCATATGTCGAATACTTCTATATCGGTCCGTTGTCGTATTAG
- a CDS encoding lipoprotein Spr: MYSISAHTQQHLKFQKTNCQFSKSSIENSLFVLLFFAFSFLTFGQESSLSGMVVEEESSKTVANAIVTIKQTPFTENTSDEGKFNFNGDLPKGEHMVEVSKDGYEDKYFLVHIMPGKKLIVEEVKLTMTKKEKKKRKKEEKELKKKKKELKKDDRKLFGLVKKKNQEPEVAVTYEEISNNETNEEYEAVEPQITPLQQNYAKVLGVAPEEITNTALFSFIDEWMGTPYLLGGETKAGIDCSSFSQLLFFKVYGWPIERTAQKQMDSKATITFSDAKYLEEGDLVFFRAAGDYGDTITHVGLYLANNKFINATSRVGKSGSSGVKISDLSDPFWNKRFYAGGRRVNTNG; encoded by the coding sequence ATGTATTCAATTTCTGCCCACACACAACAACATTTAAAGTTTCAAAAAACGAATTGCCAATTTTCAAAATCATCTATAGAGAACTCACTGTTCGTTCTCTTATTTTTCGCATTTTCTTTTCTAACATTTGGTCAAGAATCGAGCTTATCAGGAATGGTCGTCGAAGAAGAAAGTTCAAAAACCGTAGCCAATGCGATTGTGACCATTAAGCAAACCCCTTTCACTGAAAACACCAGTGACGAAGGCAAGTTCAATTTTAATGGCGACTTACCCAAAGGCGAGCACATGGTTGAAGTTTCGAAAGATGGTTATGAGGATAAATATTTTCTCGTTCATATCATGCCCGGGAAAAAACTAATCGTAGAAGAGGTCAAATTGACAATGACCAAAAAGGAAAAAAAGAAGAGAAAAAAAGAAGAGAAAGAGCTGAAAAAAAAGAAAAAAGAACTGAAGAAAGATGACCGAAAGCTATTTGGGCTAGTCAAAAAAAAGAATCAAGAACCAGAAGTCGCGGTAACTTACGAAGAGATTTCAAATAATGAAACTAATGAAGAATATGAGGCAGTTGAACCACAGATTACCCCTTTACAACAGAATTATGCAAAAGTTCTAGGAGTTGCTCCTGAAGAAATCACCAACACTGCACTCTTTTCATTTATTGATGAGTGGATGGGCACACCCTATTTACTAGGGGGCGAGACCAAAGCAGGCATCGATTGTTCCTCTTTCTCACAATTACTATTTTTTAAGGTTTATGGTTGGCCCATCGAAAGAACGGCACAAAAACAAATGGACTCTAAAGCGACCATTACATTTTCAGACGCTAAATATTTAGAAGAGGGCGACCTAGTATTTTTTCGAGCTGCAGGAGACTATGGTGATACTATTACTCATGTAGGCCTATATCTGGCAAACAACAAGTTTATAAATGCCACCTCTAGAGTTGGTAAAAGTGGTAGTTCCGGAGTGAAAATAAGTGACCTCTCCGATCCGTTTTGGAATAAGCGTTTCTATGCCGGTGGAAGAAGGGTGAATACAAACGGATAA
- a CDS encoding ATP-dependent Clp protease ATP-binding subunit ClpA — protein sequence MVDHILSDNLKQVVHISQALAKEYAHTHYSSAHLLKALLHKDMGLFSFIESMGQDAYYVEEWAEVRLESLPKTAKIPENPTGDSLVEAVFYEAENIKLKLGLDDLSEHCLLIALSTPGVGFSYDQLKTFPLTPNEIVAYVLPETAKTAKSNDVKAQASSKNKNGQIGSTLLKYCIDKTMQARNGTIENISGRDSEIKMIMEILGRRSKPNVLILGDPGVGKTVLMNGFSYATIGENIPDDFIDARIFELDFIHLVSGAGYKGEIEDRFQKVFNEIKQFDKPILFIDELKNLSDKKAGNQALVNILKSELVKGELTVIATATNDAFRKHIESDEALARQFEVVSLIEPSESSAQRMIKNSVGYYSDHHRLAIEDETIFEAIRLAKRYNKERSLPDSAIDLIDRTMSAAKFMLETSLPEIAALKLRIEKLQEEEWAPHKMMAEQNWMYTQMQNKLSYLLFTELGDEHNISSIDNPEDGFKVLYQILNDLETIAKKEKISVTKHDFAATIANKTGIPTGKLKADEKERLLHMEEQLIKRVIGQDHAVATITEAVLESRSGLSKPGLPIGSFFFSGPTGTGKTELAKALAEFLFQDERSIIRFDMSEFKEEHSAALLYGAPPGYIGYEEGGLLVNKIRQKPYSIVLFDEIEKAHPSVFDIFLQILDEGKLHDRLGKEGDFSNAVILFTSNIGSQFIVDSFGSGKIPESGDLLEMMGGHFRPEFLGRLTEIIPFSPITEENIGKIFRIQLKDLHTALKKQGITLNITDEAIAMLAKKGFTPKYGARPLRGVIRSDLRSPLSKMIISGRIEKGTHIKLSLNEHNNLQWHMNEIKAKEENIKSEIVI from the coding sequence ATGGTAGATCATATACTTTCCGATAACCTAAAGCAAGTAGTGCATATTTCACAGGCACTTGCTAAAGAATATGCCCATACACATTATTCATCGGCACATTTGTTAAAGGCACTTTTACATAAAGATATGGGGTTATTTTCTTTTATCGAAAGTATGGGCCAAGATGCATATTATGTTGAAGAATGGGCCGAAGTACGATTAGAGTCGCTACCAAAGACGGCTAAAATACCAGAAAACCCAACTGGTGATTCTTTGGTCGAGGCCGTGTTTTACGAAGCAGAAAATATCAAGTTGAAATTAGGTTTAGATGACTTGAGCGAGCATTGCCTATTAATAGCGCTATCGACCCCAGGTGTAGGTTTTTCATATGATCAGCTAAAAACATTTCCGCTTACCCCTAACGAGATTGTAGCATATGTTTTGCCGGAAACAGCAAAAACGGCTAAATCAAATGATGTTAAAGCGCAGGCTAGTTCTAAAAATAAGAATGGCCAGATCGGTTCTACCTTATTAAAATATTGCATCGACAAAACGATGCAGGCTCGTAATGGCACCATCGAAAACATTTCAGGCAGAGATTCTGAAATAAAAATGATCATGGAAATTCTTGGTCGACGCTCGAAACCCAATGTTTTGATACTCGGTGACCCGGGTGTCGGAAAGACAGTGTTGATGAACGGTTTTTCATATGCCACTATAGGTGAGAATATTCCGGATGATTTCATAGATGCTCGAATTTTCGAGCTAGACTTTATACACTTGGTGTCAGGGGCTGGGTATAAGGGCGAGATAGAAGATCGTTTTCAAAAGGTCTTTAACGAAATTAAACAGTTCGATAAGCCAATATTATTTATTGATGAACTAAAAAATCTATCCGATAAGAAAGCTGGCAATCAGGCTCTGGTCAATATTCTAAAATCGGAGCTCGTAAAAGGCGAACTAACGGTAATTGCAACGGCTACCAATGATGCATTTCGCAAACATATCGAATCAGATGAGGCTCTAGCTCGCCAATTTGAGGTGGTAAGTCTAATAGAACCCAGCGAATCATCGGCCCAACGTATGATTAAAAATTCGGTCGGTTATTATAGCGATCATCACCGTTTGGCTATTGAAGACGAAACCATTTTTGAGGCAATCCGTTTGGCAAAACGCTACAATAAAGAGCGAAGTTTACCCGATTCTGCCATCGATCTCATAGATCGAACCATGTCGGCCGCGAAATTTATGTTAGAAACATCATTGCCCGAAATAGCCGCACTGAAATTGAGAATCGAAAAACTACAAGAAGAAGAGTGGGCGCCCCATAAAATGATGGCAGAGCAAAATTGGATGTATACTCAAATGCAGAACAAGCTAAGCTATCTTTTGTTTACTGAATTGGGTGATGAGCATAACATATCAAGTATCGATAACCCCGAAGACGGTTTTAAGGTTCTGTACCAAATATTGAACGATTTAGAGACTATAGCCAAGAAGGAAAAAATAAGCGTTACCAAACATGATTTTGCAGCAACTATTGCGAATAAAACGGGTATCCCAACCGGAAAACTCAAGGCCGATGAAAAAGAACGGTTGCTTCATATGGAAGAACAACTTATTAAAAGGGTTATTGGGCAAGACCATGCGGTGGCAACAATTACTGAGGCCGTTTTAGAGTCCCGTTCAGGTTTAAGTAAACCAGGCTTGCCGATCGGGTCATTTTTCTTTTCGGGACCTACGGGAACAGGAAAGACAGAATTAGCGAAGGCTCTGGCCGAATTTTTATTTCAAGATGAACGTTCCATTATCCGTTTCGATATGTCAGAATTTAAAGAAGAGCATTCGGCGGCATTATTATACGGGGCACCACCGGGATACATCGGCTATGAAGAAGGAGGGCTATTGGTGAACAAGATTCGGCAAAAACCATATTCGATAGTTCTCTTTGATGAAATCGAGAAAGCACACCCTTCGGTATTCGATATCTTTTTGCAGATTTTAGACGAAGGTAAATTACACGACCGATTGGGCAAAGAGGGTGATTTTTCAAATGCCGTAATTCTGTTTACCTCGAATATTGGCAGTCAATTTATCGTCGACTCTTTTGGTAGCGGCAAAATACCTGAATCGGGTGACTTGCTTGAAATGATGGGTGGCCATTTTAGACCTGAATTCTTAGGGCGACTTACTGAAATCATACCCTTTTCTCCCATAACCGAAGAGAATATCGGTAAAATCTTTAGAATTCAGTTGAAAGATCTTCATACAGCCTTGAAAAAGCAGGGTATTACTCTAAATATTACTGATGAAGCAATCGCTATGCTGGCCAAAAAAGGGTTTACACCCAAATATGGCGCCCGCCCTTTACGTGGTGTTATTCGAAGTGATTTAAGGTCACCATTATCAAAGATGATCATCTCTGGAAGAATAGAAAAGGGAACACATATCAAATTGAGCTTGAACGAGCATAATAATCTGCAATGGCATATGAATGAAATCAAAGCCAAAGAAGAAAATATAAAAAGTGAAATAGTAATCTAA